From the Agromyces laixinhei genome, the window AGGAGCTCGTCGATCTGCGCGCTCGCGTCGTCGCTCCGCTCGCCGGCGAATCGGCTTGGGAGGTGCCACCCGTCGGGAAGGTCGGTCGTGTCAAGCAGCCCGTCTTGCGACTGGTTCGCCCATGGGGACGGTTCGGGAAGGCCCATGGCTCGAGTCTAGCCACACAGCTCAGGTACTTGCCGAAACCCGTGCGCGATGGTAATCTCAGGTACTTGCAAATAGCCGCGCGTGGGTCGGCATGCACGAGATGCCAGCCGGCGGCCGATGAGTCGAGGGGGAGCGTCATGGCCGACACCGCGTGGAGGGTTGAGTACCTGAGTCGAGTCGAGGCGGCCGAGCGGTGTCGCATCCCGGTCTCGAGCTTCGACAAGCTGCGCCACGACGGACTCATCCCCGAGCCGGACGCGCGCATGGGCAAGCACCTGCTCTGGAGCGCCGACACGATCGACGAGCTGCTCGCGCGGGGTGGAACGGAACACTGATGGCCGGGCGGCCGACGAGAGACACCCCGTCGCGCGTCGATCCGCGCACGGGTCGGCCGCTGCCCGAGGGCATCCGCTGGCGAGCCGACCGCCAGCGGTACCAGATCCGCGTCGTCGGCCCGAGTGTCGAGGGCGGCGCTGCCGAGCGATCCCGCACCTTCCTCACGCTCGCCGAGGCCAAGCGTGAACTCGCGAAGATGGTGGCCGGCCGCAACCCGAACGGCTCGATGACGCTCGACCAGTGGTACGACAAGTACTGGCCTGCGATCGAGTCATCCATCCGCCCGGCGACGGCCCGCAGCTACGGGGTCGCCTGGCGGCTCCGCGTGAAGCCGAGCCTCGGCCGGCACCGGCTCGACGAGATCACCTCGCCGATGATCGAGTCGGCGATGGTCGCGTGGTCGGGCGGGGCTTCCGCCAAGAACGATGCGCTCGCCGTGCTCTCGCGGTTGCTGGATGGCGCGCGCCGCTCCCGGTTCATCGACTTCAACCCGGCCCGAGAGGTGAAGCGTCCGAGCATGCGCGAGTCCATCTCGCCGGTCTCGCGCGCGCTCACCCTCGACCAGATTCGCGCCCTGCTCGAGCTCGTTCCCGAAGGGGCATACCGCGGCTACCTCGCGGCCCTCGTCTACACCGGCATGCGGGCGGGGGAGGCGACCGCGTTGCGCGTGGGCGATGTCGACTTCGAGCGCGGCATCATCCGCGTCAGCCGGTCGCTGAGTCCTGGCCAGCGCGGCGAACTGATCGAGCAGTCGCCGAAGAGCCACAAGTCGCGCGACGTCCCGCTGATCGACGCGCTGCGTCCGTACGCCGAGGCAGCCGCGAGAGGCAAGCAGGCGAGCGACCTGCTCTTCGCCGGACCCGACGGCGGGCGACTCACCAACCACAACGCGCGACGAGGAGCAAACTGGGAGACGCTTCGCGAGGCGATCGGTCGACCCGACCTGCGCATCCACGACCTCCGGCACACGTTCGCGACGATCCTGTTCGACGCCGGCGCCACCGCGCCCGACGTGCAGGCGACCTTCGGCCACTCGAGCCTGCAGGTCACCGAGCGCTACTCGCGCGCTCGCGAGGGCGTCGCGCTGCGCACTGGCGCGGCCCTCAACGACGCGCTCAAGAGCGCAGGCGCCGGACCATCGCAACGAACCAAAGGGCGGACCCCCGCCGACCTTAATGGCACATTAATGGGCGCTCCTGACTGATCTGTGGGTCATGCCCGGCGCGGGAGGACGGGGCGGTGGCCGCCGAGGCTGAGCAGCGCGAGGGCGATCAGTGCTTCGGCGGACTTGAAGCCGAACGCGATCCTGGTTATTAGGCGGATCTTGGTGTTGGTCGACTCGATGAGCCCGTTGGACAGGTTGTGCTCAATCGCGGCGAGGATCCGGGCGCGGTGTTTGACGATGCTCTTCTGCAGCTTCACGAATGCCGGGATCCGGCAGCGGCGGGCCCAGCTGACCCACCGGTCCAGAGCCTCGACCGCGGCGTCGTACGGCATCGTGAACACCAGCCGCAGCCCCTCCTTGAGCAGGTAGGCGCGATAAAGCTTCGGGTCGGTGGCGGCGATCCAGGCGAGCTTGACCTGCTGGTGCTCGGTGAGGTTCTCCGGGTTCTTCCAGAGCGAATAGCGGGCACCGTTGAGCGCCTTGGCGCGCTCGCTTCCAGGTCGCGGTGGGGCGTCCGCTCGGGGACGCCCGCGCCCACGCCCCGGCTCTTTGCGGGCCAGGGCACGAGCGTCGTTCCACGCCTGACGGCGGACCTCGTCGAGCGCATCGGTGGCCCACTTCACGATATGAAACGGGTCGGCGACCCGGACCGCGTCCGGACACTTCTCGGCGACGATCGTGTCGATGAAGTCCGCCCCGTCGGCGCTGACGTGGGTGATCTGTGCGCAGCGCTCTTCGCCGAGGAGGTCGAAGAACTCACGCACGGTCGCGCTGCTGCGTCCCGGCGCCGCCCACACCAGCCGGCGGGTGTCGTGGTCGACGACGACCATCAGGTACTTGTGGCCCTTCTTGTAGCTGATCTCGTCGATCCCGATCCGCCGCAGCCCGGCGAACCGATCGTGAGCGGCCTCGACATCCGCCCAGACCCGGGTGATGATCGACCCCACCGTGCGCCACGCGATCCGCATGAGTTCGACCACGGTGGACTTCGACGCCTGCGTGGCCAGCCACGCCACCTGATCATCGAAGACGTGAGTGTGACCGGCGTCGTGACGAGCCCACGGCACCGCGGCGACAACGACCCCCGTGGACACGGCACCGAACGCGCGGTGAGTCCGCTTCGACGAAGGCCTGGATCGTGCCCAGATCCAGCGTCCGCCACCGCCGCCGACCAGGACCGGTGTCATAGCCAGGGCAACGGCGGCGACAGATCCCGCACCGGCGGCGCTCCCGCGAGCGGGGCCGCACGTGCGCGACCAGTAGCTGCACGTCCTCGTCGAACTCGACTCGTTCGATCACGGTCTTCTCGAGGCCGAGCACACCCCGCCATAAACTGACATCACGCACGCCGTTCTCCTGACCCTGGATTCTGATGCCTTCGACAGCTCAGAACCTATACAGGGAACGGCGTGCGCCACGCTCAGACCCGCTCAGGCACCCACAGAAGAGTCAGGAGCGCCCATTAATGGCACAGCCTCACCGGCGTCCTCGCGGAATGACCCACTGACACGAAAAAACCCCCGGTAAACCGGGGGTTTTGACTGTGGCTCCGACCGGCATCGATCCGGTGACCTTTCGATTTTCAGTCGAACGCTCTACCAACTGAGCTACAGAGCCTCGAAGCATCCGCTCGGCCGAAGCCGAGAAAGATACCTCGATAAGGAGAAAGCCCCTTCTCTCGTAAGGGAAAGGGCTTGTCGCCTGAGCGACCCTGACGGGACTTGAACCCGCGACCTCCGCCGTGACAGGGCGGCACGCTAACCAACTGCGCTACAGGGCCTCGTGGTGTCTTGCGACACCGAGCTATTCAATTGTACGTCGTGCAGTGACCCCAACGGGATTCGAACCCGTGCTGCCGCCGTGAAAGGGCGGTGTCCTAGGCCACTAAACGATGGGGCCGGAGGGCGATGCCTGGGCACGCCCGCCGACAGCCAAGCATACGTGCAGTCGCGCGAGATGGCAAAACGACCCGCAACGACGCGTTGACTCATGATGGATGCCCGCGAAGTGGCCGAGGGCGACGAATCGAAGACGGGCTGTGCAGCGGTCGGGCATGCGAGCGTGCGCGTCATATCACGGGCTCGACGGTGGCCATCCATCGCGTGAGCTCGGCGGAGAGCGCGGCGGGAGCATCGAGCTGGATGAGGTGCCCGGCATCTTCGATGATCGTGACTGATGCGTGTGGGATCGCCCCTTGGAGCCGGTCTGCCCGGTCGGCGGGAATCCAGGTGTCTTCGGCGCCCCAGATGATGTGCACGGGTTCAGTGAGCGTGCCGTACTCGGGTTCGATCTGCTCGGTGAAGCGTTCGTCGGCTTGCGCGATCTGGCGATAGAACGCGGTCTGCCCCGCGTCATCCGCCCACGGCTCGACGAGCATTGCGAGGTCATCGTCGCGCAGTCCGCGATGGCTTGCTCCTCGGATGTAGGCCTCGATCGCCCCGCGGTGCACCGCCGGAGGCAACTGCGCGAAGACGCGTGCGTGTTGCTTGACCAGCGTGAAGTACGGCGAGCCCCACGGAGACAGAGCCACCACGTCGACGAGGCAGAGCGAGGCGTACTGCGCACCGTGCAGCAATCGCGTGCGAAGCGCCACAGCGCCGCCGAGATCATGAGCGACGACGTGCGGTCGGTCGAGACCCCACTGCTCGAGCAAGTGCGCGAACAACTCACCCTGCGCGCCCAGGTCGACCGGGTGCTGCGCCTCTTTCGAGGAGGCGCCGTAGCCCGGCATGTCCCAGAGATAGACCGTGAACCGCTGGGAGAGTGCTGATGCGATCGGATGCCACAGGGCTGACGACCAGGGCGTGCCGTGCAGGAACACGAGAGCGGGCCCCACCCCGAAACGCTCCCACGCAACGGATCGTCCTTGCCAGTGCAACTCTCGGGTGAGGTGGTATCGGGACACCCTTCAATCGTGACAGCAACCAGGCACTCGAAGGCAGCGGATGCCGCGGCGCCGGCCACACACTCGCGACGGCACCGCCACGCGGCATCCGCGGACATGCCCGTGAAATGCCCGGTGTGGGCCGATCTCCCGCCTATCGTGGGGCTGCCAGTGCCCGAACCGAGAGTCGAGGAGCGCGGGGACCCGAGCCCGCGTGGACGGGGAAAGATGTACCGCACCACAGACCGAACGCCCACCGGCGGGGCCCGAACGAGCCCGGCATCAGGCGGCGTTCGGCGAGCCGGTCGCTCGCGTGCCGCGCGGCGTCTCGTCGCCCTGGTCGCGATCGTCGGTGCCGCACTCATGGCTCCCGTGATCACGCCGATGCAGCAGCCCGCGATCGCGGCGACGTATCCGAGCTGGGACGAACTGCAGGCAGCCAAGGCCAACACCGCCGCCGGCGCTGCGGCGGTCGAACAGGTCACCGCACTCATCGCGGAGCTGGAGGCGAACGTCGCGTTCACGCGAGCCGAGGCCGAGCGCCGCACCGACGAGCTCTTCCTCGCCCAGCAGAAGTACGACGAGGCCGTGCTGCGTGCCGATCAGATCCAGGCTCAGGCCGACGCATCCGCTGCAGAGGCGGTGGCAGCCGAGTCGAACGCCGGCCAGGTCGCAGCGCAGCTCTACCGCTCGGGCGGCAGCGACGTCGGGGTGAACCTCTTCCTCGATGCCGGTAACGCGCAGGCGACCGACACGCTGCTCTCCAAGCTCGGCAACATGGAGAAGATGGTCGAGCGCACCTCGAGCATCTACGACCGCGCACAGGAGAAGCAGAACACCGCCGAGGCGCTGAGCGGCCAGGCCGAAGTGGCGCAGGGTGAGCGCGAGAAGCTGCGCATCGCCGCCGAAGCGGCCCTCGTCGCGGCTCAGGAGGCGCAGGCGGCGGCCGAAGCAGCACTCGCCGAATCGCAGGCGAAGAAGATCGAGCTCGACGCCCAGCTCGCGTTCCTGAAAGACGCCGAGGCGAAGACCACGGCGGCCTACGAAGAGGGCGAGCGCATCCGCAAGGAGGAAGAGGAGCGGCGCCGACAGGAGGCCCTGCGTGCCGGCTCGCCGGGCACGCCGGCCTCATCGGGCTGGGCATTGCCCGCGAGCGGCGGACTCACGGGCGGCTACGGGCCGCGATCGCCGATCTGCGCCGGCAGCGGTTGCTCGGGCAGCTTCCACTACGCGGTCGACATCGGCACCGGTTGCTCGTCTCCGATCTACGCCGCGAACAGCGGAGTGGTGACGTTCTCGGGGTACTCGGGCAGCTACGGCAACTTCATCAAGGTCGACCACGGCGGCGGCATCTCGACCGGCTACGCGCACATCCGCGACGGGGGCCGTTTCGTCGGCGTCGGCGAGTGGGTCGGCGCCGGGCAGAACATCGCGTCGAGCGGCACGACCGGGGCATCGACGGGCTGTCACCTGCACTTCGAGGTCTACAACGGCGGCAGCCGCATCGACCCCGAGCCGTTCATGGGGGACCGGGGGGTCTACTTTGGCTGACAATCGCACCAGACCGCTGTCGCGCGTGAAGCCCGCAACC encodes:
- a CDS encoding tyrosine-type recombinase/integrase; translation: MAGRPTRDTPSRVDPRTGRPLPEGIRWRADRQRYQIRVVGPSVEGGAAERSRTFLTLAEAKRELAKMVAGRNPNGSMTLDQWYDKYWPAIESSIRPATARSYGVAWRLRVKPSLGRHRLDEITSPMIESAMVAWSGGASAKNDALAVLSRLLDGARRSRFIDFNPAREVKRPSMRESISPVSRALTLDQIRALLELVPEGAYRGYLAALVYTGMRAGEATALRVGDVDFERGIIRVSRSLSPGQRGELIEQSPKSHKSRDVPLIDALRPYAEAAARGKQASDLLFAGPDGGRLTNHNARRGANWETLREAIGRPDLRIHDLRHTFATILFDAGATAPDVQATFGHSSLQVTERYSRAREGVALRTGAALNDALKSAGAGPSQRTKGRTPADLNGTLMGAPD
- a CDS encoding M23 family metallopeptidase, which translates into the protein MYRTTDRTPTGGARTSPASGGVRRAGRSRAARRLVALVAIVGAALMAPVITPMQQPAIAATYPSWDELQAAKANTAAGAAAVEQVTALIAELEANVAFTRAEAERRTDELFLAQQKYDEAVLRADQIQAQADASAAEAVAAESNAGQVAAQLYRSGGSDVGVNLFLDAGNAQATDTLLSKLGNMEKMVERTSSIYDRAQEKQNTAEALSGQAEVAQGEREKLRIAAEAALVAAQEAQAAAEAALAESQAKKIELDAQLAFLKDAEAKTTAAYEEGERIRKEEEERRRQEALRAGSPGTPASSGWALPASGGLTGGYGPRSPICAGSGCSGSFHYAVDIGTGCSSPIYAANSGVVTFSGYSGSYGNFIKVDHGGGISTGYAHIRDGGRFVGVGEWVGAGQNIASSGTTGASTGCHLHFEVYNGGSRIDPEPFMGDRGVYFG
- a CDS encoding XRE family transcriptional regulator, which gives rise to MADTAWRVEYLSRVEAAERCRIPVSSFDKLRHDGLIPEPDARMGKHLLWSADTIDELLARGGTEH
- a CDS encoding alpha/beta fold hydrolase, producing the protein MGPALVFLHGTPWSSALWHPIASALSQRFTVYLWDMPGYGASSKEAQHPVDLGAQGELFAHLLEQWGLDRPHVVAHDLGGAVALRTRLLHGAQYASLCLVDVVALSPWGSPYFTLVKQHARVFAQLPPAVHRGAIEAYIRGASHRGLRDDDLAMLVEPWADDAGQTAFYRQIAQADERFTEQIEPEYGTLTEPVHIIWGAEDTWIPADRADRLQGAIPHASVTIIEDAGHLIQLDAPAALSAELTRWMATVEPVI